In Bradyrhizobium sp. WBOS07, the genomic window TGCTTGCCCCGCGGCTTGACGCGGATGGAGTCGAAGAATTTTGATGAATCGATCGGCATGGCTGACTTTGACTACGCAATGCAAAAACGTTCAAGTCTTGACATTGCAATTCGCCGCAAACCCGGCAATTAACGGGGCGAGATCTCCGCACCCGAATGGCACAACATGGCTATGCGCGACACTATCAGCAACAAGTTGCAGGAAGCTTTCACGCCGGAAAGCCTGCAAGTCGTCGACGAGTCACATTTGCATGAGGGCCATTCCGGCCATCGGCCGGGCGGTGAGACACACTTCCGCGTCTATATCGTGTCTGCGGCCTTCAAAGGGAAGAGCCGGGTCGAGCGCCATCGCATGATAAATTCGGCGCTGGCCGCGGAACTCGCCGGCCGCGTGCACGCGCTGGCGATCCAGGCCAAGGCGCCGGGGGAAGGCTAGCCGCAAAACTCCGCTGTCATGCCCCGCCTAGTGCGCAATTGCGCACGGGGGCGGGGCATCCAGTACTCCGAGACAGTGCGGCTAGAAGCGAGCCGCCGCGGCGTACTGGATCGTCCGCCTTCGCGGACGATGACAGTTGCCATACGTCAAAACGACGTCCCCGCCCGTCTCGGCTTCGCCTCTTCCAGCTCCGCCTCGCGTGCGACCGGCGAAATACGGAGCGCGGTGATGCGGTTGCGCTCACGGCGGAGCACGCGGAAGCGGAAGCCGTGGAAGGTGAAGCTCTGGCCCCGGTCGGGGATCGAGCGCGCCTCGTGAATGACGAGGCCGGCGACCGTCGTTGCCTCTTCATCGGGCAGGTGCCAGTCGAGCGCGCGGTTGAGATCGCGGATCGGCACCGAGCCGTCGACCACGACCGAGCCGTCGGGTTGACGGCGCACGCCGGCGACCACCACGTCGTGCTCGTCGGAGATGTCGCCGACGATCTCCTCCAGAATGTCTTCCAGCGTCACGAGGCCTTCGACCTCGCCGTACTCGTCGACGACGAGCGCGAAATGGGTCTTGCGACGGCGGAACGCCTTGAGCTGCTGGGAGATCGGCCGCATTTCCGGCACGAACCAGGGTGGCAGCATGATGGTGGTGACGTCGATGCGCGAGGTGTCGCCCTCCGAGGCGCGGATGGCCCGCAACAGATCCTTGGCGTGCAGGATGCCGATGATGTTCTCCGACTTGTCGCGCCACAGCGGAATGCGGGTGTATTCGGTGGCCAGCACCTCACGCACCAGTTCCTCCGGCGGCAGGTCGGCGTTGATCATCACCATGGCGGTGCGGTGAACCATCACGTCGGACACCGCCAGCTCGCCGAGGCGGAAGACGTTGTGAATGTATTCGGCCTCGCCGCTCTCGATCTTGCCGTGCACGGCCGATTCCTCGACCAGGCCCTCGATCTCGGAATCCGTCAGGATCTCGTGCTGCGAAAACTCCTGGACCCCGATCAGACGCAGGATCGCGCTCGACGCTGCGTTGAGACACCAGCTGAGCGGATAGAACACCAGGTAGGAAACATGCAGCGGATAGGCGATCCACTGCGACACCGGCATCGGTTCCCTGATCGCGAGCGTCTTCGGCACCTGCTCGCCGATGATGATATGCAGCGACGAGAACACCAGGAAACCCGCCACGAACGAGACGAAGTGGAGCGTAGCCTCCGACAGACCGAGCGGCTCGAGGATCGGGCTCAGCAGCGCCGACACGGTCGGCTCGCCGATCCAGCCAAGACCGAGCGACGCCATGGTGATGCCGA contains:
- a CDS encoding BolA family transcriptional regulator, whose product is MAMRDTISNKLQEAFTPESLQVVDESHLHEGHSGHRPGGETHFRVYIVSAAFKGKSRVERHRMINSALAAELAGRVHALAIQAKAPGEG
- a CDS encoding hemolysin family protein, which encodes MNSISINLLLAVLLLAANAFYVAAEFALVKSRGFRVKAMVEQNCFGARLLQTMMGNIESYLACCQLGITMASLGLGWIGEPTVSALLSPILEPLGLSEATLHFVSFVAGFLVFSSLHIIIGEQVPKTLAIREPMPVSQWIAYPLHVSYLVFYPLSWCLNAASSAILRLIGVQEFSQHEILTDSEIEGLVEESAVHGKIESGEAEYIHNVFRLGELAVSDVMVHRTAMVMINADLPPEELVREVLATEYTRIPLWRDKSENIIGILHAKDLLRAIRASEGDTSRIDVTTIMLPPWFVPEMRPISQQLKAFRRRKTHFALVVDEYGEVEGLVTLEDILEEIVGDISDEHDVVVAGVRRQPDGSVVVDGSVPIRDLNRALDWHLPDEEATTVAGLVIHEARSIPDRGQSFTFHGFRFRVLRRERNRITALRISPVAREAELEEAKPRRAGTSF